From the genome of Lysinibacter sp. HNR:
ACACCGATCACTACGTAATGCCCTGGTACTGGGGTCTGCTCTCGATTCAGACCTTCAACACCGATCTCATGCAAAAGGCAGGGCTTGACCCCAGCAACCCTCCGAGCACGATCATGGAACTCATCGCCGCGGCAAAAACCGTCGGTGAAAACTCCGGTGGAGAATTCTATGCGTTCCCCGCAAACCCGCACGATCGCCTTCCCAACGACTGGCAGCAGATGGACGCTCAAATCACCAACGAGGCTCAAACAGAGTTCACCTTTGCCTCGGATCCGAAGGTGCTTGCCTGGCTAGAGGGTCTGATCGACCTCTACGAATCAGGAGCGCTCCCCAAGGACACAATCTCCACAACCGAAGATGTTTCCACGCTTTACCAGGAGGGACGTATCGTCTGGGGCTCAAACAACGTGTCGGCTCTGCGCTACGTGCAGGAGGGGAACCCCCAGGTATACGAGACCTCCGATATTGCGCCGCTGCTTGATGCGCGAGGCACCTCCCTGCAAACAGGACAGCTCATCGGTGTTTCTTCAACCACTAAAAACCCGGTGGCGGCCGCAGCGTTTGCAAATTTCCTCCTGAGCGTCGAAAATCAGAGCGCCTTCATCTCCGACCCGCGTCTGCAGAACTTCCCCTCAACAACCGAGTCGTTTCAGATTCCCAAGCTCACCAACATCACGGGTACGGACGCTCTCGCCCGGGCAAACCGTCTGGCTGTTGAGCTTGCGCAGGAGGCGGAAAACTCCTTTCTTTACGCGTGGAGCGACGGTGTTCACACCACCGTTACCTCCGAGCTTCAGCGGGCCATGACCGGTGAGAAATCTGCCCAGCAGGCGCTTGACGATGCCCAGGCTGCTGCCAACGATATCCTCAAGCGGGCGGCACAGTAGACATGGCTTCTCAAGTACGAGGGCTGCACAGCGGTGCAGCCCTCTACCGAAAATGGTGGGTGCCCTATGTCTGGCTAGCCCCGGCGTTGGTGATGATCACAACGTTTGGAATATTTCCGTTTTTCAACACGCTTCTGCTCTCCTTCACCAACGCAAAACCGCTTGGTGGCGGCGGGAACTTCGTGGGATTTGAAAACTACTCGCGGCTGCTGAGCGACGCCTCGTTTTGGCAGGCAACACGAAACAGCGTAACGTATGCGGTAATCGCCGTTCCTCTTCTCGTCTTGCTGCCGCTCATACTCGCCTCAATTGTGCACAAGAAAATTCCCTTCATCGGATTTTTCCGGTCGGCGTTTTACACACCCGTTCTTGCATCGGTTGTTGCGGTCGGTCTTGTGTGGCAAAATCTGCTCAGCGAGCAGGGTCCGGTGAACACGGTTCTTAAAAATTTGAACGTCATATCCGAGGCGATCCCCTTTCTATCGAACAACACACTCATCCTCCTGAGCGCCATAGCGCTCACAGTGTGGAAGGGGCTCGGATGGTACATGATCTTTTACCTCGCCGCACTGGGTGGGGTCCCACAAACTCTGTACGAGGCGGCTCAGCTAGACGG
Proteins encoded in this window:
- a CDS encoding extracellular solute-binding protein — protein: MYTKRLLALVGIPALVVSLSGCGIGGGGADDQSRAGNCNISEEVSSSEPLTGEPTGEITFQTTSLRQDFSEYFEGVIDAFEAEYPGTTVNWQDDPGDSSFTQRLVSDAQACKLPDVVNLNQVTAYALRKANFLMNLDQKAPGSGDKFVQSIWDSLLMPEDTDHYVMPWYWGLLSIQTFNTDLMQKAGLDPSNPPSTIMELIAAAKTVGENSGGEFYAFPANPHDRLPNDWQQMDAQITNEAQTEFTFASDPKVLAWLEGLIDLYESGALPKDTISTTEDVSTLYQEGRIVWGSNNVSALRYVQEGNPQVYETSDIAPLLDARGTSLQTGQLIGVSSTTKNPVAAAAFANFLLSVENQSAFISDPRLQNFPSTTESFQIPKLTNITGTDALARANRLAVELAQEAENSFLYAWSDGVHTTVTSELQRAMTGEKSAQQALDDAQAAANDILKRAAQ
- a CDS encoding sugar ABC transporter permease, whose translation is MASQVRGLHSGAALYRKWWVPYVWLAPALVMITTFGIFPFFNTLLLSFTNAKPLGGGGNFVGFENYSRLLSDASFWQATRNSVTYAVIAVPLLVLLPLILASIVHKKIPFIGFFRSAFYTPVLASVVAVGLVWQNLLSEQGPVNTVLKNLNVISEAIPFLSNNTLILLSAIALTVWKGLGWYMIFYLAALGGVPQTLYEAAQLDGAGPIRRFVSVTIPGVRLTMLLIGIMSGIGSLRVFTEIYMLGGATGGPGGGARTLPFYIRDTALDPITGNAGYGAAVSIALFILTGALAYAAQRFGGEKES